GCGCCAGATGTCGGCCTATCAGTCGATCCCGATCGTCTATCTGTCGGGCGAGTCCGACATCGGCATGCAGGTCGAGGCGCTGCGTCTCGGCGGCGACCAGTTTCTCATCAAGCCCTTCAACCCGGTGCTGCTTGCCGCGGTCGTCAAGACCAAGATCGCCCGCTTCCGCGAAACCCAGCGTTCGAGCCGGGTCGATGGCCTCACCGGCCTGCTCAACCATACCGCCGCCAAGGCGCGGCTGCAGGCTTTGGTTGCTGCCGCGGTCGAGCCGGCGCGCATCACGGTGGCGATGATCGACATCGACCACTTCAAGTCGATCAACGACACCTACGGCCATCCGGTCGGCGACCAGGTCATCCGCGGCCTCGCCTGGCTGCTGAAGGCGCGCTTGCGCGCCACCGACCTGATCGGCCGCTACGGCGGCGAGGAGTTCATCGTCGCCCTCCCCGATGTCGATCCCGAAATGGCGCGAAACGTCATCGACCGCATCCGGACGGACTTTGCCGCGCTGCCTCATGCGCATCCCGGCGGGGTGCTTTACGCGACCTTCAGTGCCGGGATCTCGGTCTATCCGGAGGTCGATGCCGCTGCCGGACTGACCGAAGCGGCCGATGGCGCCTTGCTGCAGGCGAAACGACTGGGGCGCAATAGGGTGGAGTTCGCGTTTGCGTGAGAGTCTGGCGTTCGACGTAGCGCATGGAAGGTTTGCGCCGGCGCTTCTGCGAGCGTGATTTTCAGCAACTGGGGCGGGTGTGTGAGCTCCGCTAGGCGGCGCCAGCCTGCACACGCTGCTTCGCTTCGTGCAGCATGTGCAGGGTGATCTTGTGCACCTCGGCCTTGCTGGCTTCGATGTGAGATCGGATCGCAATCGCAGCTTGAGCCGCTTTGCGCTGTGCGATCAGCCGAAGGATCTCCCGGTGTTCATCGTAGGTGATGTCGACGCGGCTGGCCTGAGTGAAGTCGAGCCGGCGGATGATCCGAATCTTCTCGGTGACCTCTTGATGGACTCGCGCCATTTCCAGATTCCCCGTGGCGAGGATCAGCTGATGGTGGAATGCCTCGTCGAGTGCCCAGACCTGATTGCCATCGGTTAGACGCTCGCCCTCCGGGATCGCCCATACATCGAGAAGGGGGCCGATGTCCGGTGCCGACTCGGCTTCACAGAGCTGCTTCACTGCCGCGAGTTCGAGAACGATCCTCAAGTCGTACAACTGATCGAAGCGCTTGAAG
This genomic window from Thauera humireducens contains:
- a CDS encoding GntR family transcriptional regulator — its product is MEQLRPIPNKTNQLADQVYERIKKDIFDFVFLPGDRFTETEMATRHTVSRTPVRDALYRLEREGYLQVSFRSGWSVRPFDFKRFDQLYDLRIVLELAAVKQLCEAESAPDIGPLLDVWAIPEGERLTDGNQVWALDEAFHHQLILATGNLEMARVHQEVTEKIRIIRRLDFTQASRVDITYDEHREILRLIAQRKAAQAAIAIRSHIEASKAEVHKITLHMLHEAKQRVQAGAA